One segment of Niabella beijingensis DNA contains the following:
- the msrA gene encoding peptide-methionine (S)-S-oxide reductase MsrA: MNQQTDTATFANGCFWCTEAIFQDVKGVSSVTSGYTDGQTKNPTYKDVCTGNTGHAEALQILYDPSVISFDELLEIFWKTHDPTTLNRQGADVGTQYRSGIYYHNAAQKEKAEHYKTELDKSGAFDNPIVTEIKPFTVFYPAEDYHQSYFNNNEDKNPYCTMVIRPKVDKFHKVFKDKLKK; this comes from the coding sequence ATGAATCAACAAACAGATACGGCAACATTTGCCAACGGATGCTTCTGGTGTACAGAGGCCATCTTCCAGGATGTAAAAGGCGTTTCTTCCGTTACAAGCGGATATACCGACGGTCAGACAAAAAACCCTACCTATAAGGACGTATGTACCGGCAATACCGGTCACGCGGAAGCCTTACAGATCCTATACGATCCTTCAGTGATCTCCTTTGATGAATTGCTGGAAATTTTCTGGAAAACACACGATCCTACCACACTTAACCGTCAGGGCGCCGATGTGGGCACGCAATACCGCAGCGGGATCTATTATCACAATGCCGCACAAAAAGAAAAAGCGGAACATTATAAAACGGAGCTGGATAAAAGCGGGGCCTTTGACAATCCGATCGTTACTGAAATAAAACCATTTACCGTTTTTTACCCGGCGGAAGATTATCATCAGTCTTATTTTAACAATAATGAAGACAAAAATCCCTATTGCACGATGGTGATCCGTCCAAAAGTGGATAAATTTCATAAAGTATTCAAAGACAAACTAAAAAAATAA
- a CDS encoding chloride channel protein, giving the protein MSIPISTGLQSTLAAERMERRPSTQKNRLALIALLAVGIGALVSLIARLLVSLIHLVTNIAFYGNFSFADAAPQGHHLGIFVMIIPMIGGIIVGLMALYGSRAIRGHGIPEAMEQILTNNSKIKPTITYLKPLSSAIAIGTGGPFGAEGPIIATGGALGSTFGQLLKISHHERKVLLAAGATAGMSAIFGSPIAAIFLAIELLLFEFSAAAIIPVALACITGAAGHHFLFSTEPVFAIQQPLATPSNTALFLYSVEGLLIGLLSVAVTKIVYWLEAAFERLPIHWMWWPAIGGLAVGIIGYFYPDTLGVGYNNITNVLSGSLSLKVIGALFFFKFLSWAIALSSGTSGGTLAPLLTIGGAAGALAGLALNYFFPGLDISVSMAALIGMSAMFAGASRALLTSILFALETTGQVNALLALLAACAIAYFVSLYLMEHTIMTEKIARRGVNTPVAYRPDILEQYRVQDVMNGDALMITGDNNVGAVKEWLQQHKDDQANYFIIADNDNVLRGVVSSSSLLSDHQDPAANIDTLIKRKSAWVLENESLKTAVETMLQLDVDLLPVVDKNKTVTGSINYKNIMTAYGHARDASENKHIHLSLKRQTLKLLAKGNRLIHKNLHRQNGNDKA; this is encoded by the coding sequence ATGAGTATCCCTATATCCACAGGACTGCAATCAACACTGGCCGCCGAACGGATGGAGCGTCGCCCTTCTACCCAGAAGAACCGGCTGGCGCTGATTGCCCTGCTGGCCGTTGGCATCGGTGCACTGGTAAGTCTGATCGCACGGCTGCTGGTTTCGCTGATCCATCTTGTTACCAACATCGCCTTTTATGGCAATTTTTCTTTTGCAGACGCCGCTCCGCAGGGGCATCACCTGGGCATTTTTGTAATGATCATTCCGATGATCGGCGGAATCATTGTAGGGCTGATGGCGCTGTACGGCTCCCGGGCCATCCGCGGACACGGCATTCCGGAGGCCATGGAACAGATCCTTACCAATAACAGTAAAATAAAGCCAACCATTACCTATCTCAAACCGCTTTCCTCAGCCATTGCTATTGGTACCGGGGGGCCTTTTGGTGCAGAGGGTCCGATCATTGCCACAGGCGGTGCGCTGGGTTCCACCTTCGGGCAGCTGCTGAAGATATCGCATCACGAACGTAAAGTGCTGCTGGCCGCAGGTGCCACAGCCGGTATGTCGGCCATATTCGGCAGTCCCATAGCTGCCATCTTCCTGGCCATCGAGTTGCTGTTGTTCGAGTTTTCCGCCGCAGCCATTATACCTGTGGCGCTGGCCTGCATTACCGGGGCCGCCGGGCATCATTTCCTGTTCAGTACAGAGCCGGTTTTTGCCATTCAGCAGCCGCTGGCCACACCTTCCAATACCGCATTATTCTTATACAGTGTGGAAGGACTATTGATCGGACTGCTTTCTGTGGCTGTTACGAAGATCGTTTACTGGCTGGAGGCCGCCTTTGAACGCCTGCCCATACACTGGATGTGGTGGCCCGCCATCGGCGGCCTGGCCGTAGGTATTATCGGCTATTTCTATCCGGATACACTGGGCGTTGGTTACAATAATATAACCAATGTACTCTCCGGCAGCCTGTCTCTTAAGGTCATCGGCGCGCTTTTCTTTTTTAAATTCCTTTCCTGGGCGATCGCCTTATCCAGCGGCACTTCCGGCGGAACGCTCGCTCCCCTGCTCACGATCGGCGGAGCCGCAGGAGCGCTTGCCGGGCTTGCACTGAACTATTTTTTCCCCGGCCTGGACATATCGGTTTCCATGGCAGCGCTTATCGGAATGTCGGCTATGTTCGCCGGCGCTTCACGTGCATTACTGACCTCCATCCTGTTTGCCCTGGAAACAACCGGACAGGTAAACGCCCTGCTGGCCCTGCTGGCAGCCTGCGCCATTGCTTATTTTGTATCCCTTTACCTCATGGAACACACCATCATGACGGAAAAGATCGCGCGCCGCGGAGTAAATACCCCGGTGGCCTACCGGCCGGACATCCTGGAGCAATACCGGGTACAGGACGTAATGAACGGAGACGCACTGATGATCACGGGTGATAATAATGTAGGTGCCGTAAAAGAATGGCTGCAGCAGCATAAGGATGACCAGGCAAATTACTTTATAATTGCAGACAACGACAATGTGCTGCGCGGTGTGGTCAGCTCCTCCAGTCTGCTGAGCGATCATCAGGACCCTGCTGCAAATATCGACACGCTCATCAAACGCAAGTCGGCCTGGGTGCTTGAAAACGAATCGCTGAAGACCGCAGTAGAAACCATGCTCCAGTTGGATGTGGACCTGCTGCCCGTGGTGGATAAGAATAAAACGGTTACCGGCAGCATCAATTATAAGAACATCATGACGGCATACGGTCATGCGCGCGATGCCAGTGAAAACAAACACATCCATTTATCACTGAAACGGCAGACACTGAAATTACTGGCAAAGGGGAACCGGCTGATTCACAAGAACCTTCACCGGCAGAACGGGAACGACAAAGCCTGA
- a CDS encoding M48 family metallopeptidase, producing the protein MIKNLFIFLVAAAVGAGCSTNAITGRSQMKLLPESELQQMAVSEYQTFLSSNKVVTSSGNRDAEMVNRVGQRIINAVNTFYRQNNLSGDLSGYKWETKLVQSNEANAWCMPGGKIVVYTGLLPITQNEAALANVMGHEVSHALFGHTNERMSQTVAAQYGTNILDAFMANKSSSGMRQLFGTAVGLGSQVGILAFSRKQELEADHYGMIWAAMAGYNPQEAIGLWQRMQAQASGSRPPEFLSTHPGPERRIEQLQKFMPEAMKYYKPAGK; encoded by the coding sequence ATGATTAAGAACTTATTCATCTTCCTTGTTGCGGCAGCAGTGGGGGCAGGTTGCTCCACCAATGCGATTACCGGTCGCAGCCAGATGAAATTGCTGCCTGAATCTGAATTACAGCAGATGGCTGTATCCGAATATCAGACCTTTCTTTCATCCAATAAAGTAGTTACCAGCTCCGGTAACCGGGATGCCGAAATGGTGAACCGTGTCGGTCAGCGGATCATCAATGCGGTCAATACATTCTACCGGCAGAACAATTTAAGCGGTGACCTCAGCGGTTATAAATGGGAAACCAAACTGGTGCAAAGCAACGAAGCGAATGCCTGGTGTATGCCGGGTGGAAAGATCGTGGTCTATACCGGCTTGCTGCCCATTACACAAAACGAAGCCGCACTGGCCAATGTAATGGGACATGAGGTGAGTCATGCCTTATTCGGACATACCAATGAACGTATGAGCCAGACCGTTGCCGCTCAGTATGGTACCAATATCCTGGATGCATTTATGGCAAATAAAAGCTCTTCCGGTATGCGGCAGTTGTTTGGTACTGCCGTAGGCCTTGGCTCACAGGTGGGTATACTGGCCTTTTCGAGAAAGCAGGAACTGGAAGCGGATCATTATGGAATGATCTGGGCAGCAATGGCAGGTTATAATCCCCAGGAAGCAATCGGGCTGTGGCAGCGCATGCAGGCGCAGGCCTCTGGCAGCCGTCCCCCGGAATTTTTAAGCACACACCCCGGACCGGAAAGAAGGATCGAGCAGCTTCAGAAATTTATGCCGGAAGCCATGAAATATTACAAGCCGGCAGGAAAATAA
- a CDS encoding CAP domain-containing protein — translation MTGCTASRNKGSMSGTGFSSNELLKQVNAIRAKGCNCGGRSYPAAAPVQWNSRLADAAGLHSSYMQRTGRLTHTGRNGATPEKRVAAAGYKWSYVAENIAMGQQNTREVIQSWLQSPGHCRNIMSRSVAEIGAARSGKYWTLLLAASN, via the coding sequence ATGACAGGTTGCACTGCGTCCCGCAACAAAGGCAGTATGTCCGGCACCGGTTTCAGCAGCAATGAGTTGTTAAAACAGGTCAATGCCATCCGGGCAAAGGGTTGTAATTGCGGGGGGCGGAGCTATCCGGCGGCGGCACCGGTACAGTGGAACAGCAGGCTTGCCGATGCAGCCGGCCTGCACAGCAGTTATATGCAACGTACCGGACGGCTGACACATACCGGACGCAACGGAGCCACGCCTGAAAAAAGAGTTGCCGCTGCAGGTTACAAATGGAGCTATGTTGCTGAAAATATTGCCATGGGCCAGCAAAATACAAGAGAAGTCATTCAAAGCTGGCTGCAAAGTCCGGGGCATTGCAGAAATATCATGAGCCGCAGTGTAGCGGAAATCGGTGCGGCACGTTCCGGCAAATACTGGACACTGCTGCTTGCTGCATCCAATTAA
- a CDS encoding endonuclease MutS2: MKLYPESAYVQLEFDKIKELLAKHCETDYAQRKAEQLRIHTHKRFIDEELKQSHEFKQLLQHAVYFPNDYLLNLARELKLLSIPGALLTGEQLLQIRKLAESIEKIFRWFDAERKLAYSSLHAVIKDTYYEKAIITLIDEVIDDIGQVKDSASPALKDIRLSLYRKRMELRRIFDKIVSKLNKQGYLAEIEESFMNGRRVIAVFAEQKRAVKGILHGESDSRKTAFIEPEETMHLNNEVADLEHEERKEVDRILRQLTAALSVHAPLLNAWHTVVGEYDFIRAKAKFANDINGEFPVVTDKAQVCLVNAYHPLLYLYNKRSQKPTYPVSINLDQDQRILVVSGPNAGGKTVTMKTVGLLQMMVQSGLLVPVHPNSEFGVFKQLMIHIGDTQSLEFELSTYSSHLIHMKYFMEQANGKTLFFIDELGSGSDPNLGGAFAEVILLELLKKHSYGIVTTHYLNLKVMAGKTHGIVNGAMAFDEKNLLPLFQLIVGRPGSSYTFSIAERIGLEKRLINQARQMVDDDQYRLDKLLNKTEQNLRDLTKKDQELERLIRENERLKKEMERVMDKERHRQQMNVLREQNKISEERIAYLKDTERKLKQITIEWKKEEDKQKLIKQINNLLFNKNEKKATGKIQKKIESKYEEIGGSIQVGDKVKMKRNHQVGEVLEIKSKRAVVKIGLLPMQVELSDLVVVKEKAPVDKS; encoded by the coding sequence ATGAAATTATACCCCGAATCGGCATACGTACAACTGGAGTTTGACAAGATCAAAGAGTTGCTGGCCAAACATTGTGAAACGGATTATGCCCAGCGAAAGGCGGAGCAATTGCGCATTCATACCCACAAACGGTTTATTGATGAAGAGCTGAAACAGTCGCATGAATTTAAACAGCTGCTGCAGCATGCGGTTTATTTCCCGAATGATTATCTCCTGAACCTGGCCCGGGAGCTGAAATTATTATCGATCCCCGGTGCGTTGCTTACCGGTGAGCAGTTATTACAGATCCGGAAGCTGGCAGAGAGCATCGAAAAGATTTTCCGATGGTTCGATGCCGAGCGCAAACTGGCATATTCAAGTCTGCACGCGGTTATAAAAGACACCTATTATGAAAAAGCCATCATTACCCTGATTGATGAGGTGATCGATGATATCGGACAGGTAAAGGACAGTGCTTCACCCGCACTGAAAGACATACGGCTCAGTCTTTACCGGAAGCGGATGGAGCTGCGGCGGATCTTTGATAAGATCGTATCCAAACTCAACAAACAGGGTTACCTGGCGGAGATCGAAGAGAGCTTTATGAACGGCCGCCGGGTGATCGCCGTTTTTGCAGAACAGAAACGGGCGGTAAAGGGTATCCTTCACGGAGAGAGCGACAGCCGTAAGACCGCTTTTATTGAACCCGAAGAAACCATGCACCTCAATAATGAGGTGGCGGATCTGGAACATGAGGAGCGTAAGGAGGTAGACCGGATCCTGCGGCAGCTGACCGCAGCTTTATCGGTCCATGCTCCTTTGCTGAATGCCTGGCACACGGTGGTGGGGGAATACGATTTTATTAGGGCCAAGGCAAAATTTGCAAATGATATCAACGGGGAGTTCCCGGTAGTGACGGATAAAGCCCAGGTATGCCTGGTGAATGCCTATCATCCGCTGCTTTATTTATACAATAAACGCTCGCAGAAACCCACCTATCCGGTGTCCATCAACCTCGATCAGGACCAGCGGATACTGGTGGTGAGCGGACCGAACGCGGGAGGAAAGACGGTTACCATGAAAACGGTGGGCCTGTTGCAGATGATGGTGCAAAGCGGTTTGCTGGTACCGGTGCATCCGAACAGTGAGTTCGGTGTGTTCAAGCAACTGATGATCCATATCGGTGATACGCAGAGCCTGGAATTTGAACTGAGCACCTACAGCAGTCACCTCATCCATATGAAATATTTCATGGAGCAAGCCAACGGCAAGACCCTGTTTTTTATTGATGAGCTGGGAAGCGGGAGTGACCCCAACCTGGGAGGAGCGTTTGCAGAAGTGATCCTGCTGGAGCTGCTGAAAAAGCATTCCTATGGTATAGTAACCACGCATTACCTGAACCTCAAAGTGATGGCGGGCAAAACACATGGTATTGTGAACGGCGCCATGGCCTTTGATGAAAAAAATCTTTTGCCGCTGTTCCAGCTGATCGTGGGACGGCCGGGAAGCTCGTATACCTTTTCCATTGCCGAACGCATCGGATTGGAGAAGCGCCTGATCAACCAGGCCCGGCAGATGGTAGATGATGACCAGTACCGGCTGGATAAATTGCTGAACAAGACAGAACAGAACCTGCGCGACCTGACAAAAAAAGACCAGGAGCTGGAGCGGCTGATCAGGGAAAATGAGCGGCTGAAAAAAGAAATGGAACGGGTGATGGATAAGGAGCGGCACCGCCAGCAAATGAATGTGCTGCGCGAGCAGAATAAAATATCAGAAGAACGGATCGCCTATCTGAAAGATACAGAGCGCAAATTGAAACAGATCACCATTGAATGGAAGAAGGAAGAGGACAAGCAGAAGCTGATCAAACAGATTAACAATCTTTTGTTCAACAAGAATGAAAAAAAAGCGACCGGAAAGATCCAGAAAAAGATCGAGTCCAAATATGAAGAGATAGGCGGCTCCATACAGGTCGGCGATAAAGTAAAGATGAAGCGCAACCATCAGGTAGGTGAGGTGCTGGAAATAAAAAGTAAACGGGCGGTGGTAAAGATCGGGCTGTTACCGATGCAGGTAGAGCTGAGCGACCTGGTGGTGGTAAAGGAAAAAGCGCCCGTTGATAAAAGCTGA
- the plsY gene encoding glycerol-3-phosphate 1-O-acyltransferase PlsY, with protein MIYCILFLLAYCLGSIPTAVWVSKGFFGIDIRDYGSGNAGATNTFRVLGPRWGSFVMICDSLKGFLAVKLALFLPQYADNDIAFLNIQLIFGIAAVLGHIFPIWANFRGGKGVATLFGLVIGISPWTALACSGIFLLVLYLTRFVSLSSILASLAFPVFILIIFNVDNHFYRVFAVAVALLVILTHQKNIGRILKGAENKVPIFKNRDRRKQRNR; from the coding sequence ATGATTTATTGTATACTTTTTTTACTAGCGTATTGTTTAGGCAGTATTCCTACTGCGGTTTGGGTAAGTAAAGGGTTTTTCGGGATTGATATAAGAGATTATGGCAGCGGCAATGCCGGGGCTACCAATACGTTCCGGGTACTGGGTCCCAGGTGGGGCTCCTTTGTAATGATCTGCGATTCACTGAAAGGGTTTCTGGCAGTAAAATTGGCGCTGTTCCTGCCACAATATGCAGATAATGATATTGCTTTTCTGAATATCCAGCTGATATTCGGTATCGCTGCGGTTTTAGGACATATCTTCCCGATATGGGCCAATTTCCGTGGGGGAAAAGGGGTGGCTACGTTATTTGGCCTGGTCATCGGCATCAGTCCCTGGACAGCCCTGGCCTGTTCCGGTATTTTTCTGCTGGTATTGTACCTGACCCGGTTTGTATCCCTGAGCTCCATACTGGCCAGTCTGGCCTTCCCGGTATTTATTCTCATTATATTTAATGTGGACAATCACTTTTACCGTGTGTTTGCTGTAGCCGTGGCATTACTGGTAATCCTGACCCATCAGAAGAATATCGGCCGTATCCTGAAAGGTGCGGAGAATAAAGTTCCTATTTTTAAAAACAGGGACCGTCGCAAGCAACGCAACCGGTAG
- a CDS encoding agmatinase family protein — protein MLDITNFDQNCVANPNNNIFGLPSTEENADLVIINAPWEVTVSYGAGTARAPESILKASLQVDLYDPDFPDAWKRGYYLKPTDRTVLLKSDFLRKEAELYIDYISKGEELGKNQFMCRTIKEVNEGGVYFNNWVYDQAKSLLDDNKLVGLLGGDHSAPLGLFKALAEKHGEFGILQIDAHCDLRKAYEGFVYSHASVMYNALNEIPQIKNIVQVGVRDLGQDEWEYIKNSDYRVITYFDQEIKERQYDGDTFKNIAEEIISKLPPKVHISFDIDGLDPKLCPDTGTPVPGGFELDRMFFLFKKIVESGRQLIGFDLVEVGTGETDWNANVGARALYKLCNILAGSNPVK, from the coding sequence ATGTTGGACATAACAAATTTTGATCAGAACTGTGTCGCCAACCCCAACAACAATATTTTCGGGTTGCCCAGTACTGAAGAAAACGCTGATTTGGTCATCATCAATGCACCCTGGGAAGTAACTGTAAGCTATGGCGCCGGAACGGCAAGAGCACCGGAAAGCATTTTAAAGGCCAGTCTGCAGGTAGATCTTTATGATCCCGATTTTCCCGACGCCTGGAAGCGGGGCTATTATCTGAAACCCACCGACCGTACGGTTTTATTAAAGAGCGATTTTTTACGCAAAGAAGCCGAACTCTATATCGACTATATCTCCAAAGGTGAAGAGCTGGGCAAGAACCAGTTCATGTGCCGAACCATTAAGGAAGTAAATGAAGGCGGGGTCTACTTCAACAACTGGGTATACGACCAGGCCAAAAGCCTTCTGGATGACAACAAACTTGTAGGTTTACTGGGCGGTGACCACAGTGCGCCTCTTGGTCTTTTTAAAGCGCTGGCAGAAAAACACGGTGAGTTTGGTATTCTCCAGATAGATGCGCACTGCGATCTGCGGAAAGCCTACGAAGGCTTTGTATATTCCCACGCCAGTGTGATGTATAACGCGCTGAATGAAATTCCCCAGATCAAAAATATTGTACAGGTGGGGGTCCGCGATCTCGGACAGGATGAGTGGGAGTATATCAAAAACAGCGATTACCGGGTGATCACTTATTTCGACCAGGAAATAAAAGAGCGTCAGTACGATGGCGACACTTTTAAAAATATCGCGGAAGAGATCATCAGCAAACTGCCCCCCAAGGTACACATCAGCTTCGATATCGACGGGCTGGATCCCAAGCTCTGCCCCGATACCGGTACCCCGGTTCCCGGAGGCTTCGAACTGGACCGTATGTTCTTCCTTTTCAAAAAAATAGTGGAAAGCGGGCGTCAGCTCATCGGCTTCGACCTTGTGGAAGTCGGTACCGGCGAAACCGACTGGAATGCCAATGTGGGCGCAAGAGCCCTTTATAAATTATGTAACATCCTTGCAGGGAGCAATCCGGTAAAATAA
- a CDS encoding NAD(P)H-dependent flavin oxidoreductase: MHTRVLLDTLQIRFPVIQAPMLGVSSPEMVAAASDAGGLGSLPVGGLSPDAVAALLHRINTLTSRPYAVNLFVHHIPEVDITTLEPMRRLIQQLAKEHGYVLTDTDLQLPRFYSYKDQLEVLIRERVRIISFTFGCPDDKSIALLKKNNILLIGTATSLEEAVYLQNKGIDMVVAQGIEAGGHRGSFLNENVLPQQPLEVLLRQVKAALTIPLIAAGGIRNSGTAKTLFDQGAAAIQLGTLFIPTDESLAISSYKKMLTGEDPRSVLTTAFSGRWARGISNAFITAIETSGIPVPPYPYQNALTAPLRKMAQAQDDPEFTSLWAGTELPLTATADSAAVIVESFGRALLAV, encoded by the coding sequence ATGCATACCAGGGTATTACTCGACACGTTACAGATAAGATTCCCGGTAATACAGGCGCCCATGCTTGGTGTTTCCTCACCAGAGATGGTGGCAGCGGCATCCGATGCGGGCGGACTGGGATCACTTCCTGTTGGCGGACTTTCACCGGATGCGGTGGCCGCATTACTGCACAGGATCAATACGCTTACCTCACGGCCCTATGCCGTTAACCTGTTTGTGCACCACATTCCCGAAGTGGACATCACCACGCTGGAGCCTATGCGCCGGCTGATACAACAGCTGGCAAAGGAGCACGGATATGTATTGACGGACACCGATCTGCAGCTGCCCCGCTTCTATTCTTATAAAGACCAACTGGAGGTGCTTATTAGAGAACGGGTACGCATTATAAGCTTTACATTCGGATGCCCGGATGATAAAAGTATCGCGTTGCTGAAAAAGAACAATATACTGCTGATCGGTACGGCTACCAGCCTGGAAGAAGCGGTGTATCTGCAAAACAAAGGCATTGATATGGTGGTGGCCCAGGGGATTGAGGCCGGCGGGCATCGCGGCAGTTTTCTGAATGAAAATGTACTGCCGCAACAACCGCTGGAAGTATTGCTGAGGCAAGTGAAAGCTGCACTGACCATCCCGCTGATTGCTGCGGGGGGTATACGGAATAGTGGTACAGCAAAGACGTTGTTTGATCAGGGGGCAGCAGCAATACAACTGGGAACACTGTTTATTCCCACGGATGAAAGTCTGGCGATTTCTTCGTATAAAAAAATGCTGACCGGGGAAGACCCCCGTTCAGTGCTGACCACTGCTTTTTCCGGCCGGTGGGCCAGGGGCATTTCCAATGCTTTTATCACCGCGATCGAAACTTCCGGTATCCCGGTGCCGCCCTATCCTTATCAGAATGCGCTGACCGCCCCGCTTCGTAAAATGGCGCAGGCGCAGGACGATCCGGAGTTTACCAGTCTCTGGGCCGGT
- a CDS encoding Crp/Fnr family transcriptional regulator, translating to MTRNPDLILTDNILYRNCIPEWRPVVDDNRQDMVVKKGQAVFTENGPVEGVFFIVKGKIKIHQQWGNGKELILRFARDGEMIGYRGLGKERIYPVSATALEDTTLMYISLSFFERTLQVNPGLTYALMDFYANELEATERRVRNMAHMEVKGRIVEALLLLKERFGVNAEGFIDIKLTRQDIASYVGTTYETISRMTGELEAERLIRTGGKNIALLKESGLQRLIRSKK from the coding sequence ATGACCAGAAATCCGGATCTTATTTTAACCGACAATATTCTTTACCGGAACTGTATTCCGGAATGGCGGCCCGTGGTGGATGACAACCGTCAGGATATGGTGGTGAAGAAAGGACAGGCCGTCTTTACAGAGAACGGGCCGGTGGAAGGCGTGTTCTTTATTGTAAAAGGGAAAATAAAGATCCATCAGCAATGGGGTAATGGCAAAGAGCTGATCCTCCGGTTTGCCCGGGACGGGGAGATGATCGGATACCGGGGATTGGGGAAGGAGCGGATCTACCCGGTTTCGGCAACCGCACTGGAGGATACAACCCTGATGTACATTAGCCTTTCCTTTTTTGAGAGGACTCTGCAGGTCAATCCCGGTCTTACCTATGCGTTGATGGATTTTTATGCCAATGAACTGGAGGCTACTGAACGGAGGGTGCGGAATATGGCACACATGGAAGTAAAAGGCCGTATCGTTGAGGCATTGCTGCTGCTGAAAGAGCGGTTTGGCGTAAATGCGGAGGGCTTTATTGATATAAAACTCACCAGGCAGGACATTGCTTCCTATGTAGGCACAACCTATGAAACTATTTCGCGGATGACGGGTGAACTGGAAGCAGAAAGGCTGATCCGCACCGGCGGAAAAAATATTGCATTGCTGAAGGAGAGCGGCCTGCAACGGCTGATCCGCTCAAAAAAATAA
- a CDS encoding radical SAM protein has translation MSLQSSPYLLYSDGQGNIFEDTSLYAVGRSGWDALPIPVEDWIELPDGGSLYELPERTGIGIDVKTGELRLCEKGWAVAAFIPPAHTGFYIAAYETKPGAPTLPLFCYTAVAWYNDKFYVPATRIEQDIRQECAGFDADKVTHGVEQLTKAYPHNRLVHHLANNCALTYHCPAARNYFIGRWECPVPASPACNANCVGCISLQPDEETIVSTQDRLQFKPTVEEIVEFTVPHLETAPYPLISFGQGCEGEPLLMWETLEKAIIEIRKHTQKGSININTNGSKPDAVKRLCEAGLNSIRVSTNSARSEVYMPYYRPNNYQFEDIVESLKVVNGFGGWTSINYFVFPGMTDSIAEYEALRKLIRETGLKMIQWRNFNIDPDWYLGKIGVTDTGEFMGMKQLMELIREEFPHLKYGYYNPPMERIKGRYETDFAHY, from the coding sequence ATGAGCTTACAATCCTCTCCATACCTTTTATATTCCGACGGTCAGGGAAACATCTTTGAAGATACCAGTCTTTATGCAGTAGGCCGCAGTGGCTGGGATGCCCTGCCCATACCCGTTGAGGACTGGATCGAATTGCCTGACGGAGGTTCCCTTTACGAATTGCCGGAACGGACCGGTATCGGGATCGATGTAAAAACCGGTGAGTTGCGGCTCTGCGAAAAAGGATGGGCTGTAGCCGCTTTCATTCCTCCCGCCCATACAGGTTTTTACATAGCCGCCTATGAAACAAAACCCGGGGCGCCCACGCTTCCGCTGTTTTGTTATACTGCCGTGGCCTGGTATAATGATAAATTTTATGTGCCCGCTACACGCATCGAGCAGGACATCCGCCAGGAATGTGCCGGGTTTGATGCGGATAAAGTTACGCACGGTGTGGAGCAGCTTACAAAAGCCTATCCCCACAACCGCCTGGTACATCACCTGGCCAACAATTGTGCGCTGACCTATCATTGCCCTGCTGCAAGGAACTATTTTATCGGCCGCTGGGAATGCCCCGTACCGGCCTCCCCCGCATGCAATGCCAACTGTGTGGGATGCATTTCCCTGCAGCCGGATGAAGAGACCATCGTTTCCACACAGGATCGTTTGCAGTTTAAACCAACGGTGGAAGAGATCGTCGAATTCACCGTGCCACATCTTGAAACTGCCCCCTATCCCCTTATCAGTTTCGGTCAGGGTTGCGAGGGGGAACCCCTGCTGATGTGGGAAACACTCGAGAAGGCGATCATCGAGATCCGTAAGCACACACAAAAAGGCAGTATCAACATCAACACCAACGGATCAAAACCCGATGCGGTAAAACGCCTGTGTGAAGCGGGATTGAACTCCATCCGCGTAAGTACCAACAGTGCCCGGAGCGAAGTTTATATGCCCTATTACCGGCCTAACAACTACCAGTTTGAAGACATTGTGGAAAGCCTGAAGGTAGTGAACGGTTTCGGTGGATGGACCTCCATTAATTATTTTGTTTTTCCGGGTATGACCGATAGCATTGCCGAATACGAGGCCCTGCGAAAGCTGATCCGGGAGACCGGTCTGAAAATGATCCAGTGGCGGAATTTCAATATCGACCCCGACTGGTACCTGGGGAAAATAGGCGTCACAGACACCGGTGAGTTTATGGGGATGAAACAACTGATGGAACTGATCAGAGAAGAGTTTCCTCATTTAAAATACGGTTACTATAATCCGCCCATGGAGCGCATCAAAGGCCGGTACGAAACAGATTTCGCGCATTATTAA